From Bacteroides uniformis:
GGGATGGAATATTTAGTTTTTATGGCAGTAGCTAATGAAGGGGAAGCCTATTATCCTTCAAAACTAATGCCGTGGGCGTATTCTGAGAATAGAAAAAGCCCGGTGGATGCCATTATGGATGCGGCAGCTCGACTAGGCATGAAGGTTTTTATGAGTATTGGCTGGGCTAAAGACCAGGATGATAATTTACGCGATCCGGTGATTCAGCAAAGGCAATTGGATATGATGAAGGAGTTGGCGTCCATATATAGGACACATAAAGCGCTTTATGGATGGTATTTACCGGTTGAGGATTGCTTGTGTCCTATACTTTCTGAGCATGCTGTGAATGCGGTCAATGCTTTGGCAGAGCAGGCGCGTAGATTGACTCCGAATAAGAAAATTCTGATTTCTCCTTATGGCATGGTCGATTCTGATTTTGATGATCCGGAATATGAAAGGCGGTTGTCTAGGCTAAAGGTAGATGTCATAACCTATCAAGATGAAGTGGGATGTGTGAGGGAAAAGTTTCCTTTGGTCCGCTTGAAGGAAAACTGGCAAAAGCTGCGGACTATTCATGATAAACTGAATATTGCCTTATGGGCGAACTGTGAAACGTTTACGTGGGAAGATGAGCTTAACGACCGCACTTCTGCTTTGATTCCGGCTGCCTATTCACGCTTACTTTCTCAGCAAGCAGCAGCATCGGCAGCGGGAGTGGAGAATATTGTTTCTTTCATGTTTTGTGGCATCATTGAGAATCCGATGTCATCTTTTCAGTTAGGACAACCTATTTGGTCCAATTGTACTTTTCAGAACTATATGGATTGGAAGCGGGGTACGAGATATTGGAAATTGCTTGAAGCTTCTTTCCTTGATAAATTGGCTAATGGTGCGACACCTGAGATGATAAGGGACGAAAAGACTCCATCGGCATTATTGGATGGCTTGATTGCTGAGGAAAACACCGGAGACAGTTGTTGGATAATCTTTAATAAGGGATATCATGAGCTGCAGGTTGATTTGCAAAAGGAAATGGAGCTCCATGACGTTTTACTGCGTATGTTAAATTATAGGCCGGGAGGTATTAGACTGCCCTCGAAAGTCTATTTATATGCTTCACTAGATGGAGACTCGTATCGTTTATTATCTATTAAAGACACTCCTTCCTTCCAGAATGCCAAGCATGATGCCTGGATTGACGGAGTCTTGTTTGAAGGTATAGATGTCAATACCCGCTATCTCAAAGTTGCTTTTGAGGCAGATACGCCGGTGTATATGGATGAATTATTTGTTAATCCAGTAATCAGATAATAGGAAAGCCTCCCGATATTTTAGTGCATATTGGGAGGCCTTCTTTATTATCTCTATTTTTTTATCAGTCGAACAGACTCTTGAACTTCTTGAATATTTTCTCCTTAATCGAAGTATTTGGCTTGAAGTTATCCGATTCTTCCATCTCCTCCAGCGCCTTCTTCTCATCCTTGTTCAGCGTTTCGGGTACGTATACGCTGACATTTACCAGCAAATCTCCCGTGCCGTATCCGTTCACGTTGGGTAAACCTTTGCCGCGCAGGCGGAGCACTTTTCCCGGTTGCGTACCTGAGTCAATTTTTACTTTCACCTTTCCATCAATCGTGGGAATTTCTACCGCACCACCCAAGGCTGCTGTCGGGAAGCTGAGGAGCAGATTGTAAATCAAGTCGTTTTCATCGCGTATCAAGTTCGGGTCTTGTTCTTCCTCTACAAGAATCAGCAAGTCTCCCGGCACGCCGTTGTGCTTGCCTGCGTTTCCTTTTCCTCCCATAGAGAGTTGCATACCTTCTGCAACGCCTTTCGGAATTTTTACGGTTACTACTTCTTCACCGTATACAATGCCTTCACCGGCACACTCCTTACACTTGTTCTTGATGATTTTGCCCTCACCGCCACACGTCGGGCAGGTGGTTCTTGTCTGCATGGTGCCGAGTATGGTTTGCTGGTTACGGATTACCGTGCCGCTGCCGTTACAAGTCGGGCAGGTCTCTGAACCACCGTCACCTTCGGCTCCCGTACCATGACAGTGGGTACAAGGCACGTATTTCTTCAGTTTGAATTTCTTTTCCACGCCGGTAGAGATTTCCTTGAGGTTCAGTTTCACCTTGACACGCAGGTCCGAACCACGGTAACGGCGTTGTTGTTGTGCTCCACCGCCTCCGCCGAAACCTCCAAAACCGCCGAAACCTCCTCCACTGTGTCCGCCAAAGATGTCACCGAACATGGAGAAGATGTCGTCCATGGACATGCCTCCACTGAAGCCGCCGAACGGACCACCATTACCGGCGGCACCACCCAGTCCGGCATGACCGAACTGATCGTAGCGGGCACGCTTGTCCGGATTGCTTAGTACGTCGTATGCCTCTGCCGCTTCCTTGAATTTCTCTTCGGCTGTTTTGTCGCCCGGATTCTTGTCCGGATGATATTGGATGGCTTTCTTGCGATAGGCTTTCTTTATTTCTTCTACCGTTGCTGTCTTTTCGACTTCCAATACTTCGTAGTAATCTCTTTTTTCCATACAGTTTTATGTTATTCTCCGACTACCACTTTGGCATGACGGATCACTTTGTCGTTTAGGATGTAACCGGTTTGTACACAGTCCAGAATTTTGCCTTTCAATGCTTCATTGGGTGCCGGAATCACGGCGATGGCTTCGTGATAGTCTGTATCGAGCGGTTGTTCCTTTGTCTCTATTACCTTAACGCCGTTTTGTCCCAATACAGACATGAATTTGTTGTAGATAAGTTCAACGCCTTCTTTTACGGCAGCTACGTCGGTGGCTGTCTCCATGTTTTTGAGGGCGCGTTCAAAGTCATCCACAATGGGTAGGATACTGCTGATACTCTTTTCACCACCGTTCAGGATGAGTTCTGCTTTCTCCTTCATGGTACGTTTGCGGTAATTGTCAAACTCGGCAGACAAGCGCAGGTATTTGTCCTTCTGCTCTTCAATCTGTTCATTGGCCTTTTCCAGTTCCTGGGCGAGCTTTTCTTCTTCTGTCAGGGGAGCTTCGTTTTCTTGTGAAGTTTCTTGTCCGACAGTTTCTTCGTCACATTCGTTAGGAGTAGCTTGAGTTTTCAGCTCCTCTTCCTGGTTGTTTTCTTTTTCTTTCGGATTCATATTGTTATGCTTATTATTCTTGTAAAATGATTTAGCTTTCATTGCTGTTAAGGGTTTAAGTTAATACGATATTAGTGCTCCAGCAAAAACTTTGCCAAAACGGATATTTTTGCCGAAAACGCTGCAAAGGTAATACTTTTATGTCAGATTGACAGCGCTTCTCTGTGTCTATTCATGGAAAAATAACTATCTTTGCACTCGCAATTCGCAGACTAATAGGTATTAAATAGTAAATTGTAAATAAATAAATCGTAAATATAAAGATGATTACAGTCTCTAATGTCTCAGTACAGTTTGGTAAAAGAGTGTTGTTCAATGACGTAAACCTGAAGTTTACAAGTGGTAACTGTTATGGTATCATCGGTGCCAACGGCGCCGGAAAATCTACTTTCCTGAAAACGATTTCCGGGGAGCTGGACCCTACGACGGGCTCCATCATGCTGGCTCCGGGAGAGCGTCTTTCCGTTTTGAGCCAGGACCACTTTAAGTGGGATGCTTTTACGGTGATGGACACGGTGATGATGGGACACACGGTGTTGTGGGATATCATGAAGCAGCGTGAAGTGCTGTATGCCAAAGAGGATTTCACAGACGAGGATGGGCTGAAGGTTTCCGAATTGGAAGAGAAATTTGCCGAGTTGGACGGCTGGAATGCCGAAAGCGATGCTGCCGCCTTGTTGAGTGGTTTGGGTATCAAGGAAGACAAGCATTATCTGTTGATGGGTGAGTTGAACAACAAAGAAAAGGTGCGTGTCATGCTGGCGCAAGCTCTCTATGGAAATCCTGATAACTTGCTGCTGGACGAGCCTACCAATGACTTGGATATGGAGACCGTGACTTGGCTGGAAGAGTACCTCTCCAACTTTGAGCATACGGTGCTGGTGGTAAGCCACGACCGTCACTTCCTCGACTCCGTTTGTACGCATACGGTGGACATCGACTACGGAAAGATTAACCTCTTTGCCGGTAACTATAGCTTCTGGTACGAGTCCAGCCAGCTGGCGCTCCGTCAGCAGCAGAACCAGAAGGCAAAGGCCGAGGAGAAGAAGAAAGAGCTGGAAGAGTTTATCCGCCGATTCAGTGCCAATGTGGCAAAGAGCAAGCAGACTACCAGCCGCAAGAAGATGTTGGAGAAACTGAATGTAGAAGAAATCAAGCCGTCATCACGTAAGTATCCGGGCATCATCTTTACGCCCGAACGCGAACCGGGTAATCAGATTCTGGAAGTTTCCGGTTTGACGAAAACGCTGGAAGATGGTACGGTGCTGTTCCGCGACGTCAACTTCAACGTAGAGAAGGGAGACAAGATTGTATTCCTTTCGCACGACCCGCGTGCCATGACCGCCCTGTTCGAGATTATCAACGAGAATATGAAACCGGATGCAGGTACTTTCAACTGGGGTGTGACTATCACCACCGCTTACCTGCCGCTGGACAATACTGCATTCTTTAATACAGACCTGAATCTGGTGGACTGGTTGAGCCAGTTCGGTGAAGGCAATGAAGTCTATATGAAGAGCTTCCTGGGACGTATGCTGTTCTCCGGCGAGGAGGTGCTGAAGAAAGCAAGCGTATTGTCGGGAGGTGAGAAGATGCGTTGCATGATTGCACGTATGCAGCTGCGCAATGCCAATTGCTTGATTCTGGATACACCTACCAATCACCTCGACTTGGAGTCTATCCAGGCATTCAACAATAATCTAAAGACCTATAAAGGCAATATCCTTTTCTCATCCCACGACCACGAGTTCATTCAGACGGTTGCCAACCGTATCATCGAATTGACTCCGAACGGTATTATCGACAAGATGATGGAGTATGACGAATACATCACTTCAGACCACATCAAGGAGTTGCGTGCACGTATGTACGCAACAAAGTGATAACGGAAGCTAAGGACTAAATAAGCATATTTTAAATCGTTCCATCATGAGGAAAAAATCGTTCCACCATGGTGGAACGATTTTTTCACCACGGTGGAACGATATTTCTGCCATGATGGAACGATTCTTCTTTCATATCTTTTTTGTTTAATAAAGGCTTGTGCGATATTGAAAAAAAGAAGAAGGTGTGTTAGAATGATTTTTAGCTATCATTCTGACACACCTTCTTTTGCTATTAAAAGAGTCTCTTTGTTCTTATTAAGGCGGGGAATAGTCTGAGTTATTGTTTCTCCTTATATATAATTTTGCCTTGGCTTTCGCCGAAAAGGTTGTCGCCTAGCGTGGTAATCTTATTCCCCGTGGCAAGCACATAGCGCAGGTTGTCGCATCCCATAAATGCTCCGTACTCAATGGCGGTTACACTGGCAGGAAGCACCAGCGTGCCGCACAAACGGCCGCAGCCACTGAATGCACGCTGTCCGATGCTTCTAAGTTCTTGCGGGAGCCGTACGTTCAGCAGATACTTCTTTTGGGTGAAAGTATAGTCGGGAATTGCAGTGGCATTACTGTTGGTCATGTCGATGGAAACCAGATTGGGCATATAGTCGCGTATCAATGTGAAGTCGGCTTCGTCCATTTTTCCTTCAACGGTCAGAAAGTTAACGTCTTTGGGCTGAAATCCGGCTCTTAACAGTTCGCTGGCAAGGCTGCCCATTTTACCAATCTGCACATTTACTGTCAGTGGTTCTCCTTCAATGAATGCAAAGGTCTCCCATTTCTTTTTGGTACGATAGGAGTCACTGCATCCCAATGGAACAAATATGGCT
This genomic window contains:
- the dnaJ gene encoding molecular chaperone DnaJ, coding for MEKRDYYEVLEVEKTATVEEIKKAYRKKAIQYHPDKNPGDKTAEEKFKEAAEAYDVLSNPDKRARYDQFGHAGLGGAAGNGGPFGGFSGGMSMDDIFSMFGDIFGGHSGGGFGGFGGFGGGGGAQQQRRYRGSDLRVKVKLNLKEISTGVEKKFKLKKYVPCTHCHGTGAEGDGGSETCPTCNGSGTVIRNQQTILGTMQTRTTCPTCGGEGKIIKNKCKECAGEGIVYGEEVVTVKIPKGVAEGMQLSMGGKGNAGKHNGVPGDLLILVEEEQDPNLIRDENDLIYNLLLSFPTAALGGAVEIPTIDGKVKVKIDSGTQPGKVLRLRGKGLPNVNGYGTGDLLVNVSVYVPETLNKDEKKALEEMEESDNFKPNTSIKEKIFKKFKSLFD
- a CDS encoding nucleotide exchange factor GrpE translates to MKAKSFYKNNKHNNMNPKEKENNQEEELKTQATPNECDEETVGQETSQENEAPLTEEEKLAQELEKANEQIEEQKDKYLRLSAEFDNYRKRTMKEKAELILNGGEKSISSILPIVDDFERALKNMETATDVAAVKEGVELIYNKFMSVLGQNGVKVIETKEQPLDTDYHEAIAVIPAPNEALKGKILDCVQTGYILNDKVIRHAKVVVGE
- a CDS encoding ABC-F family ATP-binding cassette domain-containing protein, which gives rise to MITVSNVSVQFGKRVLFNDVNLKFTSGNCYGIIGANGAGKSTFLKTISGELDPTTGSIMLAPGERLSVLSQDHFKWDAFTVMDTVMMGHTVLWDIMKQREVLYAKEDFTDEDGLKVSELEEKFAELDGWNAESDAAALLSGLGIKEDKHYLLMGELNNKEKVRVMLAQALYGNPDNLLLDEPTNDLDMETVTWLEEYLSNFEHTVLVVSHDRHFLDSVCTHTVDIDYGKINLFAGNYSFWYESSQLALRQQQNQKAKAEEKKKELEEFIRRFSANVAKSKQTTSRKKMLEKLNVEEIKPSSRKYPGIIFTPEREPGNQILEVSGLTKTLEDGTVLFRDVNFNVEKGDKIVFLSHDPRAMTALFEIINENMKPDAGTFNWGVTITTAYLPLDNTAFFNTDLNLVDWLSQFGEGNEVYMKSFLGRMLFSGEEVLKKASVLSGGEKMRCMIARMQLRNANCLILDTPTNHLDLESIQAFNNNLKTYKGNILFSSHDHEFIQTVANRIIELTPNGIIDKMMEYDEYITSDHIKELRARMYATK
- a CDS encoding leucine-rich repeat domain-containing protein, yielding MKLRKILLAVAGLALMLNASAQKSKRYYVAKPGTLVELMTEAEANEITQLTLQGKLNAVDFRHLRDEFKNLQLLDISNASISMYAGKNGTYPNRFYVYPANCIPAYAFCKQMDDSTFVGKETLTRIILSDKTKNIEDAAFKGCKNLKICQIRKKTAPNLLSEALADSVTAIFVPLGCSDSYRTKKKWETFAFIEGEPLTVNVQIGKMGSLASELLRAGFQPKDVNFLTVEGKMDEADFTLIRDYMPNLVSIDMTNSNATAIPDYTFTQKKYLLNVRLPQELRSIGQRAFSGCGRLCGTLVLPASVTAIEYGAFMGCDNLRYVLATGNKITTLGDNLFGESQGKIIYKEKQ